GGCCTGTTCAGCCCGCTCGTGGACTACGACGCCCAGAACAAGCCGTACGAGGTCGCCGCCCAGTCGGTCACCTCGTCCGACAACAAGGTCTGGACGATCAAGCTCAAGGACGGCTTCACCTTCCACAACGGTGAGAAGGTCACGTCCCAGAACTACATCAACGCCTGGAACTACGGCGCGTACGCCCCCAACGGTCAGGACAGCAACTACTTCTTCGAGAAGATCGCTGGCTACGCGGACCTGCAGGGCAAGGCGCCCAAGGCCAAGGAGTTGTCCGGGCTGAAGAAGGTCGACGACTCCACCTTCACCGCGACGCTGTCCGAGCCGTACATCGACTTCAAGACCACGCTGGGCTACAACGCGTTCTTCCCACTGCCGGACGCCGCGTTCTCGGCCCCGGGCGTGCTCAAGGACGGCTACGAGCAGGCGCCGATCGGGCAGGGCCCCTTCAAGATGAAGGGCACCTGGCAGCACGACAGCAAGATCGATGTCGAGCGCTACGACGCGTTCCCGGGCGAGAAGCCCAAGGTCAAGAACGTTGAGTTCCGGATCTACCAGCAGCTGACCGCGGCGTACGCGGACGTCCAGGCGGACAACCTGGATGTGCTGCCCACGATCCCGACCGAGAGCCTGAGCACCGCGCCGAGCGACCTGGGCGACCGGTACCAGACCAGCCCGATGTCGTCGTTCCAGTTCCTGGCGTTCCCGACGTTCGACAAGGACTACAGCAACCCGGACGTGCGTAAGGCCATCTCGATGGCGATCGACCGTGACGAGATCACCAAGTCGGTCTTCAAGGGCTCGCAGCAGTCGGCGCGCTCCTTCGTCTCGCCGGTCCTGCCGGGCTACCGGGACAACACCGCGGGCAAGGCCGGCGAGTTCAACCCGACCGAGGCCAAGAAGCTCTACCAGGCCGCCGGTGGTCCGTCGAAGATCGTCATCTCGTACAACGGCGACGGCGGTCACAAGGACTGGGTCGACGCCACGGTCAACCAGCTCAAGGCCAACCTGGGTGTCGACGCTGTCGGCTCGGCCGAGCCGAAGTTCGCCGACCTGCTCACCAAGGTCGAGAAGAAGACGCCGGTCGGCGCCTTCCGCATGGGTTGGGTCATGGACTACCCGACCATGGAGGACTACCTCGGCCCGCTGTACAGCACCAAC
The window above is part of the Micromonospora sp. LH3U1 genome. Proteins encoded here:
- a CDS encoding peptide ABC transporter substrate-binding protein: MRVRRLAAWTALPLAVTLGLAACGSGGDGGSGGSDSSAVSIQIAEPKHLVPTNTTETSGSQVLAGLFSPLVDYDAQNKPYEVAAQSVTSSDNKVWTIKLKDGFTFHNGEKVTSQNYINAWNYGAYAPNGQDSNYFFEKIAGYADLQGKAPKAKELSGLKKVDDSTFTATLSEPYIDFKTTLGYNAFFPLPDAAFSAPGVLKDGYEQAPIGQGPFKMKGTWQHDSKIDVERYDAFPGEKPKVKNVEFRIYQQLTAAYADVQADNLDVLPTIPTESLSTAPSDLGDRYQTSPMSSFQFLAFPTFDKDYSNPDVRKAISMAIDRDEITKSVFKGSQQSARSFVSPVLPGYRDNTAGKAGEFNPTEAKKLYQAAGGPSKIVISYNGDGGHKDWVDATVNQLKANLGVDAVGSAEPKFADLLTKVEKKTPVGAFRMGWVMDYPTMEDYLGPLYSTNGSSNYYGYSNPEFDKLVKEGSAAKTQDEAIAKYQQAEDILAKDMPVIPLRFGENVFGHSSKVKNVEMDLFQRVNLVKIEAAS